From a region of the Canis lupus dingo isolate Sandy chromosome 5, ASM325472v2, whole genome shotgun sequence genome:
- the TRADD gene encoding tumor necrosis factor receptor type 1-associated DEATH domain protein isoform X1 has protein sequence MTSKIPTLASVRRKSPHLRLAHPLQGGKMATGPDGLEEWVGSAYLFVESSLDKVVLSDAYAQAQQKVPVYRALRTALAESGGSPDVLQMLKIHRSEPQLIVQLRFCGRQPCSRFLRAYREGSLRAALQACLAAALAQRSMPLQLELRAGAERLDTLLTDEERCLSCIFAQKPDRLRDEELSELEDALQNLTCGSGRQDGDVEVAPAPSQSLATSLSEEKPPPPPPPGQTFLFQGQPIVNRPLSLQDQQKFARSVGLKWRKVGRSLQRGCRALKDPALDSLAYEYEREGLYEQAFQLLKRFVQAEGRRATLQRLVEALEENELTSLAEDLLGLTNPDGSLA, from the exons ATGACCTCGAAGATTCCTACCCTTGCCTCGGTCCGGAGGAAGTCGCCTCACCTCCGTCTCGCACACCCCCTCCAAG GAGGCAAGATGGCGACTGGGCCAGATGGACTCGAGGAGTGGGTGGGCAGCGCATACCTGTTTGTGGAGTCCTCGCTGGACAAGGTGGTCCTATCTGATGCCTACGCTCAGGCCCAGCAGAAGGTGCCGGTGTACAGGGCTCTGCGGACTGCGCTGGCAG AGAGTGGCGGGAGCCCAGACGTGTTGCAGATGCTCAAGATCCACCGCAGTGAGCCGCAGCTGATTGTGCAGTTGCGCTTCTGCGGGCGCCAGCCCTGCAGCCGCTTCCTCCGCGCTTACCGCGAGGGGTCGCTGCGCGCCGCGCTGCAAGCGTGCCTGGCGGCGGCTCTCGCCCAGCGCTCCATGCCTTTGCAACTGGAGCTGCGCGCCGGCGCGGAGCGGCTGGACACCTTGCTGACGGATGAGGAGCGCTGCTTGAGTTGCATCTTTGCCCAGAAG CCTGATCGGCTCCGGGACGAGGAACTCTCGGAGTTGGAGGACGCACTGCAGAACCTGACATGTGGCTCGGGGCGCCAGGATGGCGACGTGGAGGTCGCTCCAGCGCCCTCGCAGTCCCTGGCCACCTCCCTCTCAGAGGagaagccgccgccgccgccgccgcctggccAGACTTTTCTGTTCCAAGGACAACCCATAG TGAACCGGCCGCTGAGCCTGCAGGACCAACAGAAGTTCGCGCGCTCAGTGGGTCTCAAATGGCGCAAAGTGGGGCGTTCCCTGCAGCGAGGTTGCCGAGCGCTGAAGGACCCGGCGCTGGACTCCCTGGCCTACGAGTATGAGCGCGAAGGGCTCTACGAGCAGGCCTTCCAGCTGCTGAAGCGCTTCGTGCAGGCGGAGGGCCGCCGCGCCACACTGCAGCGCCTCGTAGAGGCCCTCGAGGAGAACGAGCTCACCAGCCTGGCAGAGGACTTGCTGGGCCTCACGAATCCCGATGGTAGCCTGGCCTAG
- the B3GNT9 gene encoding UDP-GlcNAc:betaGal beta-1,3-N-acetylglucosaminyltransferase 9 isoform X1, with translation MSRRAQLEGHVAAAAAPPSCQRCIWPRPRPWLPLGPRAEPRRPWRPGPRRSQGTSVQDPKERRGGAGASRSDMRRRLRLRGDASLTLLLGTALGLLLYAQREGAAPTTGAPRPQGEAEPGPTPGLRVFPAPDAGAAAAPPAYEGDTPEPPTPTGPFDFGRYLRAKDQRRFPLLINQPHKCRGDGSPAGGPDLLIAVKSVAADFERRQAVRQTWGAEGRVQGALVRRVFLLGVPRGAGTDGADAEGEGPRSHWPALLRAESRAYADILLWAFDDTFFNLTLKEIHFLAWASAYCPQVRFVFKGDADVFVHVGNLLAFLAPRDPAQDLLAGDVIVQARPIRTRASKYYIPEAVYGLPAYPAYAGGGGFVLSGVTLRRLADACAQVELFPIDDVFLGMCLQRLRLTPEPHPAFRTFGIPRPSAAPHLRTFDPCFYRELVVVHGLSASDMWLMWRLLNGPQGPACARPWPVAAGSFQWGP, from the exons ATGTCCAGGCGCGCACAGCTGGAGGGTCACgtggcggcggccgcggcccccCCTTCCTGCCAACGCTGCATTTGGCCCAGGCCCCGTCCCTGGCTGCCCTTGGGACCCCGCGCCGAGCCCCGGAGGCCCTGGCGTCCGGGGCCGCGCCGCTCCCAAGGGACAAGCGTGCAGGACCCCAAGGAGCGACGTG GGGGCGCGGGCGCCAGCCGCTCGGACATGAGGCGGAGGCTGCGCCTCCGCGGGGACGCGTCTCTCACGCTGCTCCTGGGCACCGCCCTCGGCCTCCTTCTCTACGCGCAGCGCGAGGGCGCGGCCCCGACGACCGGCGCCCCCCGGCCGCAAGGGGAGGCCGAGCCGGGGCCCACCCCAGGCCTCCGCGTCTTCCCGGCCCCGGACGCAggcgccgccgcggccccgccggcCTACGAAGGGGACACGCCGGAGCCGCCCACACCCACGGGGCCCTTTGACTTTGGCCGCTACCTGCGCGCCAAGGACCAGCGGCGCTTCCCCCTGCTCATCAACCAGCCGCACAAGTGCCGAGGGGATGGCTCGCCCGCGGGGGGACCCGACCTGCTCATCGCCGTCAAGTCGGTGGCGGCGGATTTCGAGCGGCGCCAAGCCGTGCGCCAGACGTGGGGTGCTGAGGGTCGCGTGCAGGGGGCGCTCGTGCGCCGCGTGTTCCTGCTGGGCGTGCCCCGGGGCGCGGGCACCGACGGGGCCGACGCCGAGGGGGAAGGCCCACGGAGCCACTGGCCTGCCCTGCTGCGTGCCGAGAGCCGCGCCTACGCGGACATCCTCCTCTGGGCGTTCGACGACACGTTCTTCAACCTAACGCTCAAGGAGATCCACTTCCTGGCCTGGGCCTCGGCCTACTGCCCCCAGGTGCGCTTCGTTTTTAAGGGCGACGCAGACGTGTTTGTGCACGTGGGAAACCTGCTGGCGTTCCTGGCGCCGCGGGACCCGGCGCAGGACCTGCTCGCGGGTGATGTGATCGTGCAGGCGCGTCCAATCCGCACGCGGGCCAGCAAGTACTACATCCCGGAGGCTGTGTACGGCCTGCCCGCCTACCCAGCCTACGCGGGTGGTGGCGGCTTTGTGCTCTCGGGGGTCACGCTGCGTCGCCTGGCCGACGCCTGCGCGCAGGTTGAGCTTTTCCCCATTGACGACGTGTTTCTGGGTATGTGCCTCCAGCGCCTTCGGCTCACACCCGAGCCTCACCCTGCTTTCCGCACCTTTGGCATCCCTCGTCCTTCAGCCGCGCCGCACTTGCGCACCTTTGACCCCTGCTTTTACCGAGAGCTGGTGGTAGTGCACGGGCTCTCGGCCTCGGACATGTGGC
- the TRADD gene encoding tumor necrosis factor receptor type 1-associated DEATH domain protein isoform X3 produces the protein MATGPDGLEEWVGSAYLFVESSLDKVVLSDAYAQAQQKVPVYRALRTALAESGGSPDVLQMLKIHRSEPQLIVQLRFCGRQPCSRFLRAYREGSLRAALQACLAAALAQRSMPLQLELRAGAERLDTLLTDEERCLSCIFAQKPDRLRDEELSELEDALQNLTCGSGRQDGDVEVAPAPSQSLATSLSEEKPPPPPPPGQTFLFQGQPIVNRPLSLQDQQKFARSVGLKWRKVGRSLQRGCRALKDPALDSLAYEYEREGLYEQAFQLLKRFVQAEGRRATLQRLVEALEENELTSLAEDLLGLTNPDGSLA, from the exons ATGGCGACTGGGCCAGATGGACTCGAGGAGTGGGTGGGCAGCGCATACCTGTTTGTGGAGTCCTCGCTGGACAAGGTGGTCCTATCTGATGCCTACGCTCAGGCCCAGCAGAAGGTGCCGGTGTACAGGGCTCTGCGGACTGCGCTGGCAG AGAGTGGCGGGAGCCCAGACGTGTTGCAGATGCTCAAGATCCACCGCAGTGAGCCGCAGCTGATTGTGCAGTTGCGCTTCTGCGGGCGCCAGCCCTGCAGCCGCTTCCTCCGCGCTTACCGCGAGGGGTCGCTGCGCGCCGCGCTGCAAGCGTGCCTGGCGGCGGCTCTCGCCCAGCGCTCCATGCCTTTGCAACTGGAGCTGCGCGCCGGCGCGGAGCGGCTGGACACCTTGCTGACGGATGAGGAGCGCTGCTTGAGTTGCATCTTTGCCCAGAAG CCTGATCGGCTCCGGGACGAGGAACTCTCGGAGTTGGAGGACGCACTGCAGAACCTGACATGTGGCTCGGGGCGCCAGGATGGCGACGTGGAGGTCGCTCCAGCGCCCTCGCAGTCCCTGGCCACCTCCCTCTCAGAGGagaagccgccgccgccgccgccgcctggccAGACTTTTCTGTTCCAAGGACAACCCATAG TGAACCGGCCGCTGAGCCTGCAGGACCAACAGAAGTTCGCGCGCTCAGTGGGTCTCAAATGGCGCAAAGTGGGGCGTTCCCTGCAGCGAGGTTGCCGAGCGCTGAAGGACCCGGCGCTGGACTCCCTGGCCTACGAGTATGAGCGCGAAGGGCTCTACGAGCAGGCCTTCCAGCTGCTGAAGCGCTTCGTGCAGGCGGAGGGCCGCCGCGCCACACTGCAGCGCCTCGTAGAGGCCCTCGAGGAGAACGAGCTCACCAGCCTGGCAGAGGACTTGCTGGGCCTCACGAATCCCGATGGTAGCCTGGCCTAG
- the B3GNT9 gene encoding UDP-GlcNAc:betaGal beta-1,3-N-acetylglucosaminyltransferase 9 isoform X2 — translation MRRRLRLRGDASLTLLLGTALGLLLYAQREGAAPTTGAPRPQGEAEPGPTPGLRVFPAPDAGAAAAPPAYEGDTPEPPTPTGPFDFGRYLRAKDQRRFPLLINQPHKCRGDGSPAGGPDLLIAVKSVAADFERRQAVRQTWGAEGRVQGALVRRVFLLGVPRGAGTDGADAEGEGPRSHWPALLRAESRAYADILLWAFDDTFFNLTLKEIHFLAWASAYCPQVRFVFKGDADVFVHVGNLLAFLAPRDPAQDLLAGDVIVQARPIRTRASKYYIPEAVYGLPAYPAYAGGGGFVLSGVTLRRLADACAQVELFPIDDVFLGMCLQRLRLTPEPHPAFRTFGIPRPSAAPHLRTFDPCFYRELVVVHGLSASDMWLMWRLLNGPQGPACARPWPVAAGSFQWGP, via the coding sequence ATGAGGCGGAGGCTGCGCCTCCGCGGGGACGCGTCTCTCACGCTGCTCCTGGGCACCGCCCTCGGCCTCCTTCTCTACGCGCAGCGCGAGGGCGCGGCCCCGACGACCGGCGCCCCCCGGCCGCAAGGGGAGGCCGAGCCGGGGCCCACCCCAGGCCTCCGCGTCTTCCCGGCCCCGGACGCAggcgccgccgcggccccgccggcCTACGAAGGGGACACGCCGGAGCCGCCCACACCCACGGGGCCCTTTGACTTTGGCCGCTACCTGCGCGCCAAGGACCAGCGGCGCTTCCCCCTGCTCATCAACCAGCCGCACAAGTGCCGAGGGGATGGCTCGCCCGCGGGGGGACCCGACCTGCTCATCGCCGTCAAGTCGGTGGCGGCGGATTTCGAGCGGCGCCAAGCCGTGCGCCAGACGTGGGGTGCTGAGGGTCGCGTGCAGGGGGCGCTCGTGCGCCGCGTGTTCCTGCTGGGCGTGCCCCGGGGCGCGGGCACCGACGGGGCCGACGCCGAGGGGGAAGGCCCACGGAGCCACTGGCCTGCCCTGCTGCGTGCCGAGAGCCGCGCCTACGCGGACATCCTCCTCTGGGCGTTCGACGACACGTTCTTCAACCTAACGCTCAAGGAGATCCACTTCCTGGCCTGGGCCTCGGCCTACTGCCCCCAGGTGCGCTTCGTTTTTAAGGGCGACGCAGACGTGTTTGTGCACGTGGGAAACCTGCTGGCGTTCCTGGCGCCGCGGGACCCGGCGCAGGACCTGCTCGCGGGTGATGTGATCGTGCAGGCGCGTCCAATCCGCACGCGGGCCAGCAAGTACTACATCCCGGAGGCTGTGTACGGCCTGCCCGCCTACCCAGCCTACGCGGGTGGTGGCGGCTTTGTGCTCTCGGGGGTCACGCTGCGTCGCCTGGCCGACGCCTGCGCGCAGGTTGAGCTTTTCCCCATTGACGACGTGTTTCTGGGTATGTGCCTCCAGCGCCTTCGGCTCACACCCGAGCCTCACCCTGCTTTCCGCACCTTTGGCATCCCTCGTCCTTCAGCCGCGCCGCACTTGCGCACCTTTGACCCCTGCTTTTACCGAGAGCTGGTGGTAGTGCACGGGCTCTCGGCCTCGGACATGTGGC
- the FBXL8 gene encoding F-box/LRR-repeat protein 8, whose product MAEPGEQLPEEVLALIFRHLPLRDRATAARVCRAWAAAATCSVVWHDTTISCDCEREGTLLPYLSACLDHVHNLQLEFEPSREPSRRAATELLTALAGRTPGLQSLRLECRGEKPLFDAGHDILDAVHAICRAASALRHLDLRRLPFTLDDALVLQAARGCPELRSLFLDNRTLVGSVRPDSVLELLQACPRLRALGLHLASLSGSALQLLAARDREPFALLALRCACPEDARAPPLPEEAWVAVRRRHPGLAVELELEPALPAESVTRVLQPAVPVAALRLSLSGDTVGPVCFAARHYATSLRALEVRAAASAELDAALELLAARCAGLREIHCFCVVRPSVLRAFREHCPRLRSYTLKLTREPHPWMPTTVA is encoded by the exons ATGGCTGAGCCTGGAGAGCAACTGCCAGAGGAGGTGCTGGCACTCATCTTTCGCCACCTGCCCCTGCGGGACCGTGCCACCGCTGCCAGGGTCTGCAGAGCCTGGGCTGCTGCTGCTACCTGCAGTGTCGTGTGGCATGACACGACCATCAG TTGCGACTGTGAGCGAGAAGGCACGCTGCTACCATACCTGTCTGCCTGCCTGGACCACGTTCACAACCTACAGCTGGAATTTGAGCCGTCGAGGGAGCCGAGCCGCCGTGCGGCCACTGAGCTGCTGACCGCCCTGGCGGGCCGCACCCCGGGGCTTCAAAGCCTGCGCCTGGAGTGTCGTGGGGAAAAGCCGCTCTTCGACGCGGGCCACGACATCCTGGACGCGGTGCACGCCATCTGCCGGGCCGCCAGTGCGCTGCGCCACCTGGACCTTCGGCGCTTGCCTTTTACCCTGGACGACGCGCTGGTGCTGCAGGCGGCACGCGGCTGCCCCGAGCTCCGCAGCCTTTTTCTGGACAACCGTACGCTGGTGGGCAGCGTGAGGCCCGACTCCGTGCTCGAGCTACTACAGGCTTGCCCGCGCCTGCGCGCCCTCGGCCTGCACCTCGCCAGCCTGTCGGGCTCTGCCCTGCAGCTGCTGGCGGCGCGGGACCGCGAGCCTTTCGCTCTCCTGGCCCTACGGTGCGCGTGCCCGGAGGACGCACGCGCGCCACCCTTGCCCGAAGAAGCCTGGGTTGCGGTGCGCCGCCGCCACCCGGGACTGGCGGTGGAGCTGGAGCTAGAGCCGGCCCTGCCTGCCGAGAGCGTGACGCGCGTCCTGCAGCCCGCCGTTCCCGTGGCTGCGCTGCGCCTCAGCCTTTCTGGGGATACGGTAGGCCCGGTGTGCTTCGCAGCGCGCCACTACGCCACAAGCTTGCGCGCGCTCGAGGTGCGCGCCGCTGCCTCGGCGGAGCTGGACGCCGCGCTGGAGCTGCTGGCGGCGCGGTGCGCGGGCCTGCGCGAGATACACTGCTTCTGCGTGGTCCGACCCTCGGTGCTGCGAGCCTTCCGCGAGCACTGTCCGCGCCTGCGCAGCTACACGCTCAAACTGACGCGGGAGCCGCATCCCTGGATGCCCACGACTGTGGCATGA
- the TRADD gene encoding tumor necrosis factor receptor type 1-associated DEATH domain protein isoform X2, whose translation MEEEMFQTGGKMATGPDGLEEWVGSAYLFVESSLDKVVLSDAYAQAQQKVPVYRALRTALAESGGSPDVLQMLKIHRSEPQLIVQLRFCGRQPCSRFLRAYREGSLRAALQACLAAALAQRSMPLQLELRAGAERLDTLLTDEERCLSCIFAQKPDRLRDEELSELEDALQNLTCGSGRQDGDVEVAPAPSQSLATSLSEEKPPPPPPPGQTFLFQGQPIVNRPLSLQDQQKFARSVGLKWRKVGRSLQRGCRALKDPALDSLAYEYEREGLYEQAFQLLKRFVQAEGRRATLQRLVEALEENELTSLAEDLLGLTNPDGSLA comes from the exons ATGGAAGAGGAAATGTTTCAGACAG GAGGCAAGATGGCGACTGGGCCAGATGGACTCGAGGAGTGGGTGGGCAGCGCATACCTGTTTGTGGAGTCCTCGCTGGACAAGGTGGTCCTATCTGATGCCTACGCTCAGGCCCAGCAGAAGGTGCCGGTGTACAGGGCTCTGCGGACTGCGCTGGCAG AGAGTGGCGGGAGCCCAGACGTGTTGCAGATGCTCAAGATCCACCGCAGTGAGCCGCAGCTGATTGTGCAGTTGCGCTTCTGCGGGCGCCAGCCCTGCAGCCGCTTCCTCCGCGCTTACCGCGAGGGGTCGCTGCGCGCCGCGCTGCAAGCGTGCCTGGCGGCGGCTCTCGCCCAGCGCTCCATGCCTTTGCAACTGGAGCTGCGCGCCGGCGCGGAGCGGCTGGACACCTTGCTGACGGATGAGGAGCGCTGCTTGAGTTGCATCTTTGCCCAGAAG CCTGATCGGCTCCGGGACGAGGAACTCTCGGAGTTGGAGGACGCACTGCAGAACCTGACATGTGGCTCGGGGCGCCAGGATGGCGACGTGGAGGTCGCTCCAGCGCCCTCGCAGTCCCTGGCCACCTCCCTCTCAGAGGagaagccgccgccgccgccgccgcctggccAGACTTTTCTGTTCCAAGGACAACCCATAG TGAACCGGCCGCTGAGCCTGCAGGACCAACAGAAGTTCGCGCGCTCAGTGGGTCTCAAATGGCGCAAAGTGGGGCGTTCCCTGCAGCGAGGTTGCCGAGCGCTGAAGGACCCGGCGCTGGACTCCCTGGCCTACGAGTATGAGCGCGAAGGGCTCTACGAGCAGGCCTTCCAGCTGCTGAAGCGCTTCGTGCAGGCGGAGGGCCGCCGCGCCACACTGCAGCGCCTCGTAGAGGCCCTCGAGGAGAACGAGCTCACCAGCCTGGCAGAGGACTTGCTGGGCCTCACGAATCCCGATGGTAGCCTGGCCTAG